One Papaver somniferum cultivar HN1 chromosome 10, ASM357369v1, whole genome shotgun sequence genomic window carries:
- the LOC113318779 gene encoding alanine--tRNA ligase-like, which produces MYRVGYLISRVNSKTSLFSSSRFSYQSRHFITTFRPPAVFVDDYDTKKVFHTTAVGLRQSTCVGKGEDPFDGKFLSDPQREGLNQFKAIFLGTGILDNTFSTPKRIHAGRKHNDLDDVGKDTHHRTFFEVLGNWSFGDCFKSQAISWALELLTQVCKLPADRICAMYFGCDEKLSLEGNDEARDIGLEFSPGLPFGRKNHLLH; this is translated from the exons ATGTACAGAGTAGGATATTTGATTTCAAGAGTAAACTCGAAGACCTCATTGTTCTCATCATCGCGTTTCTCTTATCAATCTCGCCATTTCATCACTACATTTCGGCCTCCTGCTGTTTTCGTTGATGACTATGACACTAAGAAG GTCTTCCATACGACTGCTGTTGGCTTGAGGCAATCAACTTGCGTGGGTAAAGGCGAGGATCCTTTCGATGGGAAGTTTCTTTCTGATCCTCAACGAGAAG GCCTGAACCAGTTCAAAGCAATTTTCCTAGGAACTGGTATTCTGGACAATACTTTTAGTACTCCAAAGCGTATTCATGCTGGTCGGAAGCATAATGATCTGGATGATGTTGGGAAAGATACTCATCATCGAACATTTTTTGAGGTGCTTGGTAACTGGTCCTTTGGAGATTGCTTCAAATCTCAAGCTATTTCATGGGCATTGGAGCTTCTCACACAG GTGTGTAAACTACCCGCTGACCGTATATGTGCCATGTATTTTGGTTGTGACGAGAAATTGAGCCTGGAAGGTAATGATGAAGCAAGGGATATAGGGCTGGAATTTTCTCCAGGCTTGCCTTTTGGGCGCAAG
- the LOC113319103 gene encoding uncharacterized protein LOC113319103, translating to MLEESVDKTVAYGKYADGGGELGYVFEDWCKAVGRFQEWSSESENESSTLPTAQDQIAMPVADAASEVVAGNRADITYQVSSFCYTIVSFTSCGSSFSYAISLIKLFAV from the exons ATGTTAGAAGAATCCGTTGATAAAACTGTGGCTTATGGGAAG TATGCCGATGGAGGTGGCGAATTGGGTTATGTGTTCGAGGATTGGTGTAAAGCTGTTGGTAGGTTCCAGGAATGGAGTTCTGAATCAGAAAATGAAAGCAGCACTTTGCCAACTGCTCAGGACCAGATTGCTATGCCTGTGGCTGATGCTGCTTCTGAAGTTGTTGCTGGAAACCGGGCTGACATTACCTATCAGGTTAGTTCTTTTTGCTATACTATTGTTTCTTTCACTTCCTGTGGGTCTTCTTTCTCATATGCCATAAGCTTAATCAAGTTATTTGCAGTTTGA